The genome window GTACGTGTCGGCCAGGTGGAAGAGCGCCTCCTGGGGGTTCGGCTGGGCCGACGCGTCGGTGATCCGGCGCGTGGCGATCCGGCCGAGCGGGGAGTGCGACACCTTGGCCGGCGCGATCCCCGGCCACCAGACGACCACGGGGGCGTCGGGCAGCAGGAGGCCGGTGACCAGGCCCTCCTCGTCGCTCGCCGTCTCGCCGTAGGCGCGGAGCACGATGACCTCGCTGGCGCCCGCGTCGCCGCCGACGCGGATCTGGGCGTCGAGGCGCCCGGAGTCCGTGTGGCTGCGCTCCTCCTCGGTCGAGACCACGATGACGCGCATCGGGTGCTCGCGGGAGGCGTCGTTGGCGGCCTCGATGGCCTCCTCCTCCTGACCGAGGTGGGTCGCGATGATGAGCGTGAGCACGCGGCCGAGGGCGACGGCGCCGCCCTCCTCGCGGATCTTGACGAGCGCCTTCGAGATGTTGCTCGTCGTGGTGTCGGGGAGATCGACGATCATGGACGCCTCCAGACGCGGCCGTCGCGGGCGAGGAGCTCGTCGGCGGATGTCGGGCCCCAGGTTCCGGGGCGGTACTGCTCGGGCTGGCCCAGCGTGGCCCAGAACTCCTCGATCGGGTCGAGGATCTTCCAGGACAGCTCGACCTCTTCGTGCCGCGGGAACAGCGGCGGGTCGCCGAGCAGCACATCCAGGATGAGCCGCTCGTAGGCCTCGGGGCTCGCCTCGGTGAAGGCGTGGCCGTAGCCGAAGTCCATGCTCACGTCGCGCACCTGCATGCCGGCGCCGGGGACCTTCGAGCCGAAGCGGATGGTCACGCCCTCGTCGGGCTGGACGCGGATGACGAGCGCGTTCTGGCCGAGCGCGCTGGTCTGCGACTCGGCGAAGAGCTGCTGCGGCGCGCGCTTGAACACGACGGCGATCTCGGTGACCCTGCGGCCCAGGCGCTTGCCCGCCCGCAGGTAGAACGGCACGCCGGCCCAGCGGCGGGTGCCGATCTCCAGCTTGATCGCCGCGTAGGTCTCCGTGGTGGACTCGGGGTTCATCCCGTCCTCCTCCAGGAAGCCGACGACCTTCTCGCCGCCCTGCCAGCCGCTGCTGTACTGCCCGCGGGCCGTAGCCTTGGCGAGGTCCTTCGGCAGGCGGACGGCGGCGAGCACCTTCTCCTTCTCGGCGCGCAGATCGGCGGCGTCGAACGAGATCGGCTCCTCCATCGCCGTGAGGGCGAGGAGCTGCAGCAGGTGGTTCTGGATGACGTCGCGGGCCGCGCCGATGCCGTCGTAGTAGCCGGCCCGGCCGCCCACGCCGATGTCCTCGGCCATCGTGATCTGCACGTGGTCGACGTAGTTGGCGTTCCAGATCGGCTCGTAGAGCTCGTTCGCGAAGCGCAGCGCCAGGATGTTCTGGACCGTCTCCTTGCCGAGGTAGTGGTCGATGCGGAACACCGAGTCCGGCGGGAACACCGACTCCACGACCTTGTTGAGCTCGCGCGCCGACTTCAGGTCGCTGCCGAACGGCTTCTCGATGACTACGCGCCGCCAGCCGGTGCCGGACTGGTCGGCCAGCCCCGACTTCTTGAGTTGCGCCGTGACCAGCGGGAACGCCTTCGGGGGGATCGACAGGTAGAACGCGTGGTTGCCCATCGTGCCGCGCTCGGCGTCCAGCTTCTCGACGGTCTCCTTCAGCCGCTGGAACGCGTCGTCGTCGTCGAACTCGCCGGGGACGAAGCGCACGCCCTGGGCGAGCTGCTTCCACACGTCCTCGTCGAACGGGGTGCGCGCGTACTGCTTGACCGCGTCGTAGACGACCTTCTCGAAGTCCTGGTCCTCCCAGTCGCGCCGGGCGAACCCGACGAGCGAGAACCCGGGCGGCAGGAGGCCGCGGTTCGCCAGGTCGTAGACGGCCGGCATCAGCTTCTTGCGGGACAGGTCGCCTGTCACGCCGAAGATGATGAGGCTGCTCGGCCCCGCGATGCGGTTGAGGCGACGATCGGAGGGCAACCGCAGGGGATTGAACTCCGGGGTGATCTCCACCGGTGACATCTGGCTCCTCTAGTTGACGGCCTCGAACAGCGAGACGACGTCGGCCTCGGGGTTCGTGAGGGTCAGGGTCAGGACCGGACGGCCGTGCTCGCCGAGGACGCTGGCGTCGCCGGCGGCCTGGGCCTGGATGAGCTGGCCGAAGGTGAACGGGCGGTCCGGGATCTCCAGGTCCTCCGGAGCGACTGCGGTGATCTGCAGGAACACGCCGACGGCGGGGCCGCCCTTGTGGAACTGACCGGTCGAGTGCAGGAAGCGCGGGCCCCAGCCGAACGTGACGGGACGGCCGGCCTTGGCGGCGAGCAGGTCGCGGATGCCCGCGAGCTGCGGCAGCGCCAGCCGGTCGACGTAGGCCTGGACCGAGACGTAGCCGTCCGGTCCGAGCTGGGCGAGGAGGGCGTCCACCGCGCCGTCGAGCGTCGACGCGTCGCCGAGGAACGAGCCGGTGGTGCGCACCTCGATGCCGCCCGCGGTGAACGCGGGGGCGACGGGCTCCGGACGGTTCTCGAGCAGCGCGCGGGCGGCGACCTTGGCGGCCTCCACGTCGGGCTGGTCGAACGGGTTGATGCCGAGCAGGCGCCCGGCGACCGCGGTCGCGTACTCCCAGACGATCAGCTGGGCGCCCAGGCTGCCGGACACGAGGATCTCGCCCTCGTGGCGGTCGGCCGGGAACAGGTGGTGCGCCTCCGCGTTGGCGACGAGCCGCACGACCTGGAGGTCGGCCGGCTTCGACGACAGCTCGGGAGCGAGCGTGTCGAGCACGACGGGCAGCAGGCCGGTGCCGTTCTTTCCGGTGGACTCCGCGATGAGCTGCTCGGCCCAGTCGGGGAACCCGACGATGTGGGTGCCGTCGGCGACGAGGCCCAGCTTGTCCTTGAGCGGGTTGGTTCCGGCGATCGCCGCGCCGAGCACGAGGCCCGGGTTGGCGTCGTTGTCGACGGCGAGCTCGATGAGGGTCGCCTCCGCCTCGTCCAGCAGCTCGGAGATGTCCACGCCGGCGAGGCCGGACGGGACGAGCCCGAACGCGGTGAGCGCCGAGTAGCGGCCGCCCACGTTGGGGTCGGCGTTGAACACGCGGTAGCCCGCCTCGCGCGCCGACTGGTCGAGCGGCGAGCCCGGGTCGGTGACGACGACGATGCGCTCGACCGGGTCGATCCCGGCGTCGCGGAACCACTTCTCGTACACGCGCTTCTGGCTGTCGGTCTCCAGGGTCGAGCCGGACTTGGAGGAGATGACGACGGCGGTCTGGGCGAGGCGGTCGCGCAGTGCCGAGAGCACCTGGCCCGGGTCGGTCGAGTCGAGGACCGTGAGCTCGGCCTCCGCGGTGCGCGTGATGACCTCCGGCGCGAGTGAGGAGCCGCCCATGCCGCCGAGGACGATGTGGTTGACGCCCTTGGCGTGCAGCTGCTCGCGCAGCGCGACGATCTCGGGGACCAGCGGACGGGAGATCGCGACGGCCTCGGTCCAGCCGAGGCGCTTGGACGCCTCGGCCTCGGCCTCAGGACCCCAGAGGGTCGGGTCCTGCGCGGTGATGCCGGAGGCGACCCGGTCGGCGACGAGCTGCGGCACGACCGACGCGACGGCCTGGGCCGCCGGGCCGGTCACGTGGATGCGGAAGGTCACTTGGCGGCCTCCGAGCCCGTGGCGGCCTCCAGGGCGTTGGTGACGGTCTCGACGAGCTCGCCCCACGACACGTTGAACTTGTCGACGCCCTCGCGCTCGAGGGTGGCGGTGACGTCGTCGTAGTCGACGCCGAGGCCGGCCAGCGCGTCCAGGACGCCCTTCGCGTCGGCGTAGTTGGCGGTGACGGTGTCGCCGGTGATCTCGCCGTGGTCGAAGGTCGCCTCCAGCGTCTTCTCCGGCATGGTGTTGACCGTGTTCGGCGCGACCAGCTCGGTGACGTAGAGGGTGTCGGGCAGGCTCGGGTCCTTCACGCCGGTGGAGGCCCAGAGCGGGCGCTGCTCGTTCGCGCCGGCGGCCACGAGGGCCTTGGCGCGGTCGGTGGCGAACTCCTGCTCGTACAGCTCGTAGGCGAGGCGCGCGTTCGCGATGCCGGCCTTGCTCTTGAGGGCGAGGGCCTCGTCGGTGCCGATCGCGGTCAGGCGCTTGTCGACCTCGGTGTCCACGCGGGACACGAAGAACGACGCGACCGACTGGATGCCGGCGAGGTCGATGCCCGCGGCCTTGGCCTTCTCCAGACCGGTCAGGTAGGCGTCGATCACCTGGCGGTAGCGCTCCAGGCTGAAGATCAGCGTGACGTTGACGCTGATGCCGGCCGCGATGGTCTCGGTGATGGCCTCCAGGCCCTCGACCGTCGCCGGGATCTTGATCAGCACGTTGGGCTTGTCGACCTTGGCGGCGAGCTTCTTCGCCGTCTCGATGGTGGCCTTCGCGTCGTGCGCGAGGCCCGGCTCCACCTCGATGGAGACGCGGCCGTCGACGCCGTTGCTGGCCTCGAAGACCTCGTGGAAGATGTCGCTGGCGTCGGCGACGTCGTCGGTCGTGATCTCGAAGATCGCGTCCTCGACGCTGACGCCGGCGGCGGCGAGCTCCTTGACCTGCGCGTCGTACGCCTCGCCCTTGGCGAGGGCGGCGGCGAAGATCGTCGGGTTGGTGGTCACGCCGACGACGTTGCGCTCGGCGATCAGCTTCTGGAGTCCGCCCGTGGTGATGCGCTCGCGGGACAGGTCGTCGAGCCAGATGCTGACGCCGGCGGCGGAGAGCGCGGCCGTGGGGGAGGCGGTGGTGGAAGTGGTGTCGGTCATCGTGGTTTCTTCTTCTCTTCTTCCGTGCCCGCGCTCAGAGCGACGCGAGCGATTCCTTGGCTGCGGCGACGGCGTGCTCGGTGGTCATGCCGAACTCGCGGAACAGCGTCTTGTAGTCGGCCGAGGCGCCGAAGTGCTCGATCGAGACGCTGCGGCCGTGGTCGCCGACGATCTTGTTCCAGGCGAGCGCCAGGCCGGCCTCGATCGAGACGCGGGCCTTGAGGGCGGCGGGGAGGACCTTCTCCTGGTAGGCGGCGTCCTGCTCGGAGAACCACTCGAGGCAGGGGGCCGAGACGACGCGGGCGTTGATGCCCTCGCCGCGCAGCACCTCGCGGGCCTCGAGCGCGATCTGCACCTCGGAGCCGGTGGCGATGAACAGCACGTCGGGGGTGCCGCCCGGGGCCTCGGCCAGGATGTACGCGCCCTTGGCGACGTTGGCCGCCGAGGCGAGCGTGTCGCCGGAGGCCTCGCCGTCTCCGCGCTCGAACACCGGGATGTTCTGGCGGGTCAGCGCGATGCCGGCGGGGCCGCCGCGGCGCTCCAGGATGGTCTTCCAGGCGTACGCGACCTCGTTGGCGTCGCCCGGGCGGACGACGTCGAGGTGCGGGATGGCGCGGAGGGTCGACAGCTGCTCGATCGGCTGGTGCGTCGGGCCGTCCTCGCCGAGGGCGACGGAGTCGTGCGTCCAGACGAAGATCGACGGCACCTGCATGAGCGCGGCCAGGCGGATCGCCGGGCGCTGGTAGTCGCTGAAGATCAGGAACGTGCCGCCGAATGGCCGGGTCGGGCCGTGCAGCACGATGCCGTTGAGGATCGCGGCCATCGCGTGCTCGCGGATGCCGAAGTGCAGCACGCGGCCGTACGGGTTGCCGGTCCACTCGTGGGTCGAGTGCTCGGCGGGCACGAACGACGCGGCGCCCTCGATGGTGGTGTTGTTCGACTCGGCGAGGTCGGCCGAGCCGCCCCACAGCTCGGGCATGACGCCCGCGATGGCGTTGAGGACCTTGCCGCTGGCCGCGCGGGTCGACACGTCCTTGCCGGCCTCGAAGACCGGGAGGGCCTCCTCGAAGCCCGCGGGCACGTCGCCGGCGAGCAGGCGGTCCAGGAGCTCCTTGCGCTCCGGGTTCGCCGCGGCCCAGGCGTCGAAGCCCTTCTGCCACTCGGCGTGCTCCTGGGCGCCGCGCTCGACGGCCTTGCGGGTGTGGTCGATGACGTCCTCGGCGACCTCGAAGGTCTGGTCGGGGTCGAAGCCGAGCACCTCCTTGACGGCGCGCAGCTCGTCGGCGCCGAGCGCGGAGCCGTGGATCTTGCCGGTGTTCTGCTTCTTGGGGGCCGGCCAGCCGATGATGGTCTTCAGGACGATCAGCGACGGCTTGTCGGTGACGGCCTGGGCGTTCAGGATGGCCTGGTGCAGCTCCTGCACGTCCTCCTCGTAGACGCCGGTCTTCTTCCAGTCGACCACCTGCACGTGCCAGTGGTAGGCCTCGTAGCGGGCCTTGACGTCCTCGGTGAAGGCGATGTTCGTGTCGTCCTCGATCGAGATCTGGTTGGCGTCGTAGATGGCGATCAGGTTGCCGAGCTGCTGGTGGCCGGCGAGGCTCGAGGCCTCCGAGCTGACGCCCTCCTCCAGGTCGCCGTCGCTGGCGATCACGTAGACGAAGTGGTCGAACGGGCTGGTGCCCGGGGCGGCGTCCGGGTCGAACAGGCCGCGCTCGAAGCGCTGCGCGTAGGCGAAGCCGACCGAGGAGGAGATGCCCTGGCCGAGCGGGCCGGTGGTGATCTCGACGCCCTTGGTGTGGCGGTACTCCGGGTGGCCGGGGGTGAGCGAGCCCCAGGTGCGGAGCGCCTTGAGGTCGTCGAGCTCGAGGCCGTAGCCGCCGAGGTAGAGCTGGATGTACTGGGTCAGCGAGCTGTGGCCTGCGGACAGGATGAAGCGGTCGCGGCCGAGCCAGTGCTCGTCGTGCGGGTCGCGGCGCATCACCTTCTGGAAGAGCAGGTACGCGGCGGGGGCGAGGCTCATCGCGGTGCCGGGATGCCCGTTGCCCACTTTCTCCACCGCGTCGGCCGCGAGGACGCGCACCGTGTCGACTGCCTTGTTGTCAATGGGATCCCACTGCAGAGCTGCCACGTGAAAACTGACCCTTCCTAGAGGTGGTGAGGGTCGTCGTGTAACCCGCACCGGTTGAGGTAGTGCGCGCCGTGGACGTCATCGGCGCCGGTGGCGCTTCTCCGTCACAGTCCTACAAATCGAGGTCCGTGGGAAGGGGCACCGGCTGGCGAGCACCTCCAAGTATAGGTAACGCGCACGAAACACGGGGTCTTCCCGCAGGTCCGTGCGCTACCACCCTGCGCACCGCCGCGGAAGACTGCGGAACTGCACCGGTGTCGTAGACTGGTCGAGGTCTGTAACAATCCGCACAGTCGCCGGGACACTCCGTGAGACCGGCGTCCCGGGGCCGCTTTAACCCAGTACTACCGAGGAGCAATGGACGTCGCTGTAGAGAGCCGTGTCGAACCGGCGGACCGCATCGGCGTCGCGCGCAAGGCGAAGGCGTACCTCGCCCTCACCAAGCCGCGCGTGGTCGAACTGCTGCTGGTCACGACCGTCCCCACGATGATCCTCGCCGCGCGCGGCATCCCGAACCTCTGGCTGGTGCTGGCCACGGTGGTCGGCGGCTACATGTCGGCGGGCTCCGCCGGCGCGTTCAACTGCTACATCGACCGCGACATCGACCGCGTGATGCGCCGCACCAAGAACCGGCCGCTGGTCACCGGCGAGCTGAGCGACCGCGAGGCGCTCGTATTCGCCTGGGTGCTCGGCATCGCGTCCGTGCTGGTGCTCGGCTTCTTCACCAACTGGCTCGCGGCCGCGCTGTCCGTGGCGGCGATCCTGCTATACGTGGTCTTCTACACGCTCATCCTCAAGCGCCGCACCGCCCAGAACATCGTCTGGGGCGGCGTGGCCGGCTGCATGCCCGTGCTCATCGGCTGGGCCGCCGTGACCGGCTCGCTCGCCTGGGCGCCCGTCATCCTGTTCGGGATCATCTTCCTGTGGACGCCGCCGCACTACTGGCCGCTGTCGATGAAGTACCGCGAGGACTACAAGGAGGCCGGCGTCCCCATGCTCGCGGTGGTCCGCGGCCGCACGGTGGTCGGCCTGCAGGTCATCCTCTACGCGTGGGCGATGGTCGCCTGTTCGCTGCTGCTCATCCCGGTGGGGCACATGGGGCTGCTCTACACGGTGGTCTCGCTGGGCGCCGGCGGCTGGTTCCTGTACGAGTCGCACCGCCTCTACAACCTCGCCATCCGGCACGAACACGTCTCGCCGATGCGGGTGTTCCACGGCTCGATCGCCTACCTGACGCTCATCTTCCTCGCCGTCGCGATCGATCCGCTGCTACCGTTCTGACGTGCAGGCGCTGAGGACGGCCCGGCTCGTCCTCGACGAGCCGCTGGAGAGCGACGTCCCGGCCGTGCTCGAAGCCTGCAGCGATCCGGAGACCCTGCGCTGGATCCCGCTGCCCGAGCCGTACACGCGCGAGAGCGCGGAGTACTTCGTGCGCTCCTACTGCCCGCACGGGCTGGCGAGCGGGCAGTACACCGTCTGGGCGATCCGCGAGGGCGACGCGCTCCCGCTCGTCGGGGCCGTGGAGGTGCGTCGCGACGAGGCGCCGGGGTCTGCCTCGCTCGGCTGCTGGCTGACGCCCTCGGCGCGGCGCGAGGGAGTGATGTCCGAGGCGCTCGGCGCCGTCTGCGCCCACGCCGTCGCGCCGGACGGGATGGGCTTCGAGCGGCTGCACTGGGAGTACCTGCCGGGCAACGAGGCGAGCAGACGCGTCGCCGAGGCGGTCGGCTTCGACTTCAGGGGCGTGCGCCCGCACCTGGTGGACTTCCGCGGCGAACAGCGCGAGGCGCTGACCGGCGAGCTACGCCGAGACGGCCTCCGCGGCTGAGCCGGCCTCGACCGTCGCGGGCCGCCGGGCGGCCGTGAGCGACATGACCACCGCGGTCATCATCGCGGCGAGCGTGGCCGCCAGCGTCATGTGGATGCCGACGAGGACCCCGGGCAGGCCGGTGTTCGACTGGATGAGCCCCACGGCGATCTGCACGAGCTCGACGCCGAGCAGAAGGAGCGTGAAGCGGCGCACCGGCGTCCCGGTGATCCGCCAGGCGCCGACCACGAGGACCAGCGTCAGGGCGAACGTCGCGTAGGCCGGGATCGCGTGGACGTGCTCGATGAGCTCCGGGTTCAGGCCGGTGCGCGGGGTCTTGGCGTCGCCCGCGTGCGGGCCGGTGCCGGTGGTGACGATCCCGAAGAGGATCGTCACGCCCACGACGGCGCTCGTGACGTAGGCGACCGCCGCATACCAGCCGGGGACCGCGCGGACGCGGGGCCCAGGGACGGCGTACACCCGCACCAGCAGGACGGTCGTCAGGACGACCAGGACGATGGAGGTGACGAAGTGCAGGCCGACCACCCACCAGGTGAGGCCGGTGAGCACCGTGATGCCGCCGAGGACGGCCTGGAAGGGCACGCCGAGGCCGGCGACGAACGCAAGCCAGAACAGGTCGCGCCGGGAGCGGAGCAGCTTGACGACCATCAGGAACGCGAGGATCGCGAGGATCGCGAGCACGCCGCCGAGCATCCGGTTGCCGAACTCGATCACGCCGTGGATGCCCATCTCCGGCGTGTTCACGAACGAGTCGGCCGTGCACTTGGGCCAGGTCGGGCAGCCGAGGCCGCTGGAGGTGAGCCGGACGGCGCCGCCGGTGGTCACGAGCAGGATCTGAGCCGCGAGGTAGAGCCAGGCGACCACCTTCGTGCGTCGATCGACACGGTCGGGCAGCCACGCGATGATGCGCTTCATAAGTTCCTGGGTTCCTCAGATCTGATCGATACTCGGCCAACGTGCAGGCGCGCCTCTACTATTACCGCTTCGCACCTGTAGAATTGGTGGGTTCGAGAAACGCGCGACCCTGCGCGTGCTCGCAGGCGTTTCCTCGCCTGCGGCCGGGGCGCTGTCGCCCGTGTCCTCGATCAGTCTAGGTAGGTGCTGAACCGATATGCAGCATCTGCAGCACGCAACGAAGCCACCCGCACAATCAGGACGCTCCCGGCGCACGGCAGAAGCACGCCGGGGGAGGAATGAGCCGGACTGATATCCGGTTGAGAGTGGTAGGAAACGAGGTAGA of Leifsonia shinshuensis contains these proteins:
- a CDS encoding glucose-6-phosphate dehydrogenase assembly protein OpcA, with protein sequence MIVDLPDTTTSNISKALVKIREEGGAVALGRVLTLIIATHLGQEEEAIEAANDASREHPMRVIVVSTEEERSHTDSGRLDAQIRVGGDAGASEVIVLRAYGETASDEEGLVTGLLLPDAPVVVWWPGIAPAKVSHSPLGRIATRRITDASAQPNPQEALFHLADTYAPGDTDFAWTRLTLWRAQLAAVLDQPPYEPITAVEVAGAADSPSTLLLAAWLRLQLQVPVQYDLASRAIGSGGIHGVKMERASGTIELEREVPNVARLSQPGQPTHDLALPRRNLRDCLAEELRRLDPDDLYGEVITKGLGLLEASDEGAVATA
- the zwf gene encoding glucose-6-phosphate dehydrogenase, which produces MSPVEITPEFNPLRLPSDRRLNRIAGPSSLIIFGVTGDLSRKKLMPAVYDLANRGLLPPGFSLVGFARRDWEDQDFEKVVYDAVKQYARTPFDEDVWKQLAQGVRFVPGEFDDDDAFQRLKETVEKLDAERGTMGNHAFYLSIPPKAFPLVTAQLKKSGLADQSGTGWRRVVIEKPFGSDLKSARELNKVVESVFPPDSVFRIDHYLGKETVQNILALRFANELYEPIWNANYVDHVQITMAEDIGVGGRAGYYDGIGAARDVIQNHLLQLLALTAMEEPISFDAADLRAEKEKVLAAVRLPKDLAKATARGQYSSGWQGGEKVVGFLEEDGMNPESTTETYAAIKLEIGTRRWAGVPFYLRAGKRLGRRVTEIAVVFKRAPQQLFAESQTSALGQNALVIRVQPDEGVTIRFGSKVPGAGMQVRDVSMDFGYGHAFTEASPEAYERLILDVLLGDPPLFPRHEEVELSWKILDPIEEFWATLGQPEQYRPGTWGPTSADELLARDGRVWRRP
- a CDS encoding glucose-6-phosphate isomerase, encoding MTFRIHVTGPAAQAVASVVPQLVADRVASGITAQDPTLWGPEAEAEASKRLGWTEAVAISRPLVPEIVALREQLHAKGVNHIVLGGMGGSSLAPEVITRTAEAELTVLDSTDPGQVLSALRDRLAQTAVVISSKSGSTLETDSQKRVYEKWFRDAGIDPVERIVVVTDPGSPLDQSAREAGYRVFNADPNVGGRYSALTAFGLVPSGLAGVDISELLDEAEATLIELAVDNDANPGLVLGAAIAGTNPLKDKLGLVADGTHIVGFPDWAEQLIAESTGKNGTGLLPVVLDTLAPELSSKPADLQVVRLVANAEAHHLFPADRHEGEILVSGSLGAQLIVWEYATAVAGRLLGINPFDQPDVEAAKVAARALLENRPEPVAPAFTAGGIEVRTTGSFLGDASTLDGAVDALLAQLGPDGYVSVQAYVDRLALPQLAGIRDLLAAKAGRPVTFGWGPRFLHSTGQFHKGGPAVGVFLQITAVAPEDLEIPDRPFTFGQLIQAQAAGDASVLGEHGRPVLTLTLTNPEADVVSLFEAVN
- the tal gene encoding transaldolase gives rise to the protein MTDTTSTTASPTAALSAAGVSIWLDDLSRERITTGGLQKLIAERNVVGVTTNPTIFAAALAKGEAYDAQVKELAAAGVSVEDAIFEITTDDVADASDIFHEVFEASNGVDGRVSIEVEPGLAHDAKATIETAKKLAAKVDKPNVLIKIPATVEGLEAITETIAAGISVNVTLIFSLERYRQVIDAYLTGLEKAKAAGIDLAGIQSVASFFVSRVDTEVDKRLTAIGTDEALALKSKAGIANARLAYELYEQEFATDRAKALVAAGANEQRPLWASTGVKDPSLPDTLYVTELVAPNTVNTMPEKTLEATFDHGEITGDTVTANYADAKGVLDALAGLGVDYDDVTATLEREGVDKFNVSWGELVETVTNALEAATGSEAAK
- the tkt gene encoding transketolase, with amino-acid sequence MAALQWDPIDNKAVDTVRVLAADAVEKVGNGHPGTAMSLAPAAYLLFQKVMRRDPHDEHWLGRDRFILSAGHSSLTQYIQLYLGGYGLELDDLKALRTWGSLTPGHPEYRHTKGVEITTGPLGQGISSSVGFAYAQRFERGLFDPDAAPGTSPFDHFVYVIASDGDLEEGVSSEASSLAGHQQLGNLIAIYDANQISIEDDTNIAFTEDVKARYEAYHWHVQVVDWKKTGVYEEDVQELHQAILNAQAVTDKPSLIVLKTIIGWPAPKKQNTGKIHGSALGADELRAVKEVLGFDPDQTFEVAEDVIDHTRKAVERGAQEHAEWQKGFDAWAAANPERKELLDRLLAGDVPAGFEEALPVFEAGKDVSTRAASGKVLNAIAGVMPELWGGSADLAESNNTTIEGAASFVPAEHSTHEWTGNPYGRVLHFGIREHAMAAILNGIVLHGPTRPFGGTFLIFSDYQRPAIRLAALMQVPSIFVWTHDSVALGEDGPTHQPIEQLSTLRAIPHLDVVRPGDANEVAYAWKTILERRGGPAGIALTRQNIPVFERGDGEASGDTLASAANVAKGAYILAEAPGGTPDVLFIATGSEVQIALEAREVLRGEGINARVVSAPCLEWFSEQDAAYQEKVLPAALKARVSIEAGLALAWNKIVGDHGRSVSIEHFGASADYKTLFREFGMTTEHAVAAAKESLASL
- a CDS encoding heme o synthase, yielding MDVAVESRVEPADRIGVARKAKAYLALTKPRVVELLLVTTVPTMILAARGIPNLWLVLATVVGGYMSAGSAGAFNCYIDRDIDRVMRRTKNRPLVTGELSDREALVFAWVLGIASVLVLGFFTNWLAAALSVAAILLYVVFYTLILKRRTAQNIVWGGVAGCMPVLIGWAAVTGSLAWAPVILFGIIFLWTPPHYWPLSMKYREDYKEAGVPMLAVVRGRTVVGLQVILYAWAMVACSLLLIPVGHMGLLYTVVSLGAGGWFLYESHRLYNLAIRHEHVSPMRVFHGSIAYLTLIFLAVAIDPLLPF
- a CDS encoding GNAT family N-acetyltransferase, whose protein sequence is MQALRTARLVLDEPLESDVPAVLEACSDPETLRWIPLPEPYTRESAEYFVRSYCPHGLASGQYTVWAIREGDALPLVGAVEVRRDEAPGSASLGCWLTPSARREGVMSEALGAVCAHAVAPDGMGFERLHWEYLPGNEASRRVAEAVGFDFRGVRPHLVDFRGEQREALTGELRRDGLRG
- a CDS encoding COX15/CtaA family protein is translated as MKRIIAWLPDRVDRRTKVVAWLYLAAQILLVTTGGAVRLTSSGLGCPTWPKCTADSFVNTPEMGIHGVIEFGNRMLGGVLAILAILAFLMVVKLLRSRRDLFWLAFVAGLGVPFQAVLGGITVLTGLTWWVVGLHFVTSIVLVVLTTVLLVRVYAVPGPRVRAVPGWYAAVAYVTSAVVGVTILFGIVTTGTGPHAGDAKTPRTGLNPELIEHVHAIPAYATFALTLVLVVGAWRITGTPVRRFTLLLLGVELVQIAVGLIQSNTGLPGVLVGIHMTLAATLAAMMTAVVMSLTAARRPATVEAGSAAEAVSA